In Deltaproteobacteria bacterium, the following proteins share a genomic window:
- a CDS encoding nucleoside deaminase, which yields MPVEADDSKYLAEAIRLAQEGASSNRGGPFGAIIVKDGKIIGKGNNGVTSTNDPTAHAEVTAIRHACKEIADFQLDGTTIYSSCEPCPMCLAAIYWARIERVVYACTRDDAADIGFDDAHIYNELPLSNEERSIRIETMMRDEGLEAFKAWREKGDKVRY from the coding sequence ATGCCTGTTGAAGCAGACGACTCAAAATACCTAGCCGAAGCCATTAGACTGGCTCAAGAAGGCGCAAGCTCCAACCGCGGCGGCCCCTTTGGTGCAATCATTGTAAAAGATGGAAAAATCATCGGTAAAGGCAACAACGGCGTTACATCCACCAACGATCCGACGGCCCACGCTGAAGTAACGGCCATTCGTCATGCCTGTAAGGAAATCGCGGATTTCCAGCTCGATGGTACGACCATCTACTCGAGCTGTGAGCCCTGCCCGATGTGCTTGGCCGCCATTTACTGGGCGCGAATTGAGCGGGTAGTCTACGCGTGCACGCGAGATGACGCGGCAGATATTGGCTTTGATGACGCACATATCTACAACGAGCTTCCCTTAAGCAACGAAGAGCGGTCCATTCGAATTGAGACAATGATGCGAGATGAAGGCTTAGAAGCCTTTAAGGCCTGGAGAGAAAAAGGAGATAAGGTTCGTTACTAA
- a CDS encoding HEAT repeat domain-containing protein — translation MSASAALKSREKLVRKQLEEIDPRLGHRPEAHPLATKIAKGKDALIELIELVEDSNAEVEERLLALEAISAILAREGEDGMAQSVLRLIASSVDQHPQLRGAAARAMLIAGDKPFIKAFEARLASDDARLVASAAHSMGVARYEPAVEALIELFANHPAIAVQSKAVWALGEIGASRAIEILEAGFRAQRCLMPVIEALGKVGTMETLAQLTLALRDDDADIRLTTAEAMHRLILRHMDDDHGALERYLLMALEAEDDSRIGVVLISCLRQIGANIPKKLVQKALTVSLRKTGSISQARTS, via the coding sequence CATCGGCCCGAAGCGCATCCTTTGGCGACTAAAATAGCAAAAGGTAAAGATGCACTGATTGAACTCATCGAACTGGTTGAGGATTCCAATGCTGAAGTCGAAGAGCGACTTCTTGCTCTCGAGGCCATCAGCGCTATCTTAGCCCGTGAGGGAGAAGATGGTATGGCTCAAAGTGTTCTTCGCTTGATTGCCAGTTCAGTCGACCAACACCCTCAGCTTCGGGGCGCAGCTGCCCGGGCGATGCTTATCGCTGGTGACAAGCCCTTTATTAAGGCATTTGAAGCGAGGCTTGCGTCTGACGATGCGAGATTGGTTGCATCTGCAGCTCACTCTATGGGCGTAGCTCGATACGAACCGGCGGTGGAAGCCTTAATCGAACTTTTCGCAAATCATCCTGCAATCGCTGTTCAATCGAAAGCCGTTTGGGCACTCGGAGAAATTGGTGCATCTCGGGCCATTGAAATTCTAGAAGCAGGGTTTCGCGCTCAGCGATGTCTGATGCCGGTGATTGAAGCTTTGGGTAAAGTGGGAACGATGGAGACGCTCGCGCAGTTAACGCTTGCGCTTCGTGATGACGATGCAGATATTCGTTTGACCACTGCAGAAGCCATGCACAGGCTAATCTTGAGACATATGGACGATGACCACGGCGCGCTCGAGCGCTACTTATTGATGGCACTCGAAGCTGAGGATGACTCTCGTATCGGTGTGGTTTTAATTAGCTGTTTGCGTCAGATTGGTGCCAATATTCCTAAGAAGTTGGTTCAAAAAGCGCTTACAGTATCCTTGCGGAAAACAGGCTCTATCAGCCAGGCTCGCACCAGTTAG